A window from Saccharomyces eubayanus strain FM1318 chromosome XIV, whole genome shotgun sequence encodes these proteins:
- the IES2 gene encoding Ies2p — protein sequence MDSEASDIDIEISDSISVGGEEYIEDDDEYTEDFDDRIVASKSSKRAARKREPKGVRASKRIRDKELTDEVDEEFDEDEEVLSPSKKRHLHTRSMDKRKVGTAVFESSDIEDTKTNDDVMDESNTEEEEEGLEEVLNGDEDKEIAEKGEDIDYNQSGNEPKKEEQDMGSGDYEDNEVNISKESDEMESVMNGNGNEEDEEVEATKESTTDSTRSTTTRSKMLMDLLEDGGSKKKLTDEEIQLRRAENARKRKNLSEKRLEEEKQDTINKLLKKRAGKSRSHLPNEDDKNDGSSSFVKPRRPYNSDGMTRILRNYKEDVFCIF from the coding sequence ATGGACAGCGAAGCAAGTGATATAGACATAGAAATATCTGACAGTATCTCTGTTGGAGGTGAAGAATATATAGAGGACGATGATGAATATACAGAAGATTTTGACGATCGGATAGTTGCAAGTAAATCATCTAAACGTGCAGCACGTAAAAGAGAACCAAAAGGGGTAAGAGCGTCGAAACGGATCAGGGACAAAGAACTCACTGACGAGGTTGATGAGGAATTTGACGAGGATGAGGAAGTGCTAAGCCCTTCCAAGAAACGTCATTTACACACCAGGTCAATGGATAAAAGAAAGGTTGGTACTGCTGTGTTTGAAAGTTCTGATATTGAGGATACTAAAACCAATGACGACGTAATGGATGAAAGCaatacagaagaagaagaggaaggtTTAGAAGAAGTGCTAAATGGAGATGAAGATAAGGAGATTGCTGAGAAAGGTGAAGACATAGATTACAATCAAAGTGGCAACGAGccaaaaaaggaagaacaaGACATGGGATCTGGAGACTATGAAGATAACGAGGTCAATATTAGCAAGGAATCAGACGAAATGGAGTCTGTTATGAACGGTAATGGAAATGAAGAGGACGAAGAAGTTGAGGCGACCAAGGAAAGCACAACAGACTCTACTAGGAGTACTACAACTCGAAGTAAGATGTTGATGGATTTATTGGAGGATGGTGGCTCTAAAAAGAAGTTAACAGATGAAGAGATTCAATTAAGAAGAGCTGAAAATGCTCGTAAACGGAAGAACCTGAGTGAGAAGAGattagaagaagagaagcaAGACACAATAAATAAgctcttgaagaaaagggcCGGTAAATCTAGAAGTCATCTGCCGAACGAggatgataaaaatgatgGCTCCTCAAGTTTTGTAAAGCCGCGTAGGCCTTATAATAGCGACGGTATGACAAGAATTTTAAGGAATTACAAGGAAGATGTATTTTGTATCTTTTAG
- the ALG9 gene encoding dolichyl-P-Man:Man(6)GlcNAc(2)-PP-dolichol alpha-1,2-mannosyltransferase — translation MNCKAVSISLLLLLFVTRVYIQPTFSLISDCDETFNYWEPLNLLVRGFGKQTWEYSPEYSIRSWAFLLPFYGILYPIDKFTELESHWNFFITRACLGFFSFIVEFKLHREIASTLALQIANTWIIFQLFNPGWFHASVELLPSAVAMLLYVSATTHSLRYLSTGSASNFTKSLAYNFLASILGWPFVLVLSVPLCLHYLFHHRIISTIRTAFDCSLIFSLTAFAVIATDTIFYGKLAPVSWNILFYNVINASEEAGPNIFGVEPWYYYPLNLILNFPLPVLLLAILGIFHLRLWPLWASLFAWIAIFIQQPHKEERFLYPVYGLITLSASIAFYKFLSFFNKKTVLKKGIRLSVLLIVALQGMSRIVALVNNYTAPLAVYEQLSSLNQGGVKSPVVNVCTGREWYHFPNSFLLPDNHRLKFVKSGFDGLLPGDFPEKGSIFKKIRSVPKGMNNKNIYDVGKEWPLAKCDYFVDIVAPIDLTKDVFNPLHLTDNWNKLACAAFIDAENSKILGRAYYVPEFINQIMQTVLPKQWNQVYGVRYIDYCLFEKPTETIN, via the coding sequence ATGAATTGCAAGGCGGTATCCATTAGTTTGTTGCTACTGTTGTTTGTAACAAGAGTATATATTCAACCCACGTTTTCCCTGATTTCAGATTGTGATGAAACATTCAATTATTGGGAACCACTGAATTTGTTGGTACGTGGATTTGGCAAGCAAACCTGGGAATACTCTCCCGAATACTCTATTAGATCATGGGCGTTCCTTTTACCTTTTTATGGTATTCTTTATCCTATAGATAAATTTACTGAACTGGAAAGCCACTGgaacttttttattacaaGGGCATGTTTAGGCTTTTTTAGTTTCATCGTGGAATTCAAATTGCACCGTGAAATTGCAAGCACTTTGGCATTGCAGATTGCGAACACCTGGATTATTTTCCAATTATTTAATCCAGGTTGGTTCCATGCATCTGTCGAATTGTTGCCATCTGCTGTTGCCATGTTGTTGTATGTAAGTGCCACTACACACTCTTTGCGCTATCTATCGACCGGTTCTGCTTCgaattttacaaaaagtTTAGCATACAACTTCTTGGCCAGTATACTTGGTTGGCCGTTTGTCTTAGTCTTGAGTGTCCCTTTATGCTTACATTACCTTTTCCATCATAGAATAATTTCTACCATTAGAACAGCCTTCGATTGtagtttaattttttcattaactGCCTTCGCTGTCATTGCTACTGATACTATCTTTTACGGAAAGCTTGCTCCTGTGTCATGGAACATCTTATTTTATAATGTCATTAATGCAAGTGAAGAAGCCGGTCCGAATATTTTCGGTGTTGAACCATGGTACTACTATCCAttaaatttgattttgaatttcccATTGCCCGTTTTACTTTTAGCTATCCTAGGAATTTTCCATTTAAGGTTATGGCCATTATGGGCTTCCTTATTCGCATGGATTGCGATCTTTATTCAACAGCCTcacaaagaagaaagatttcTTTATCCAGTTTACGGTTTGATAACTTTGAGTGCAAGTATAGCTTTCTACAaatttttaagttttttcaataagaaaactgttttgaagaagggAATAAGACTATCAGTATTATTGATCGTTGCACTTCAAGGCATGTCACGTATTGTCGCCTTGGTTAATAATTATACAGCTCCCTTAGCCGTTTATGAACAGCTCTCTTCCCTCAATCAAGGTGGCGTAAAATCACCAGTAGTGAACGTATGTACTGGCCGTGAATGGTATCACTTTCCAAATTCCTTCCTTTTGCCAGATAACCATAGGCTAAAATTTGTTAAATCTGGGTTCGATGGTCTTTTGCCTGGTGATTTCCCAGAAAAGGGctctattttcaaaaagattAGATCCGTGCCAAAGGGAAtgaacaataaaaacattTACGATGTTGGCAAGGAATGGCCTCTTGCTAAATGTGATTATTTTGTTGACATTGTAGCACCAATAGACTTAACCAAAGATGTTTTCAACCCATTACATCTTACAGACAACTGGAATAAACTAGCATGTGCTGCATTCATTGATGCAGAAAATTCTAAGATTTTAGGCAGGGCGTATTATGTACCAGAATTCATCAACCAAATTATGCAAACAGTTTTACCAAAACAGTGGAATCAAGTCTATGGTGTTCGTTACATTGattattgtttgtttgaaaaaccAACCGAAACTATCAACTGA
- the PEX17 gene encoding Pex17p, whose amino-acid sequence MKGYPGHIDWPSNANIKRMEKINPTLKTIKTLLYNGGLIYAFLYSVVVMFVEPILQKQYLQRHDLSLSTLLHLRRCIAQLQKKLTKTPVSALGYNEHDKYMERSTQTSDDNIIQEDNSHWPEINVQLQSVKQELQYFNKFSGQTSETIEDFVFQTKMVTDQVQVTDNSQIFSNKSRDIIQGIREMKGWFVNGQVPR is encoded by the coding sequence ATGAAAGGATATCCTGGGCACATTGATTGGCCTTCCAATGCAAACATCAAAAGGATGGAGAAGATAAACCCGACTTTGAAGACTATTAAGACCTTACTATACAATGGAGGATTAATTTATGCGTTCTTGTACTCTGTTGTCGTCATGTTCGTCGAACCGATACTGCAAAAGCAGTATTTGCAAAGACACGATTTATCTTTATCGACTTTATTGCATTTGAGGAGATGCATCGCACaactacaaaaaaagcTAACGAAGACTCCGGTATCTGCGCTAGGGTACAATGAACATGATAAATATATGGAGAGGTCCACGCAGACGTCAGATGATAATATTATACAGGAGGATAATAGCCATTGGCCAGAAATAAATGTTCAATTGCAAAGCGTGAAGCAGGAATTACAATACTTTAACAAATTTTCAGGCCAAACATCTGAAACCATAGAAGATTTTGTATTCCAAACTAAAATGGTGACTGATCAAGTTCAAGTAACGGATAATTCTCAAATTTTCTCAAATAAGTCAAGAGATATTATTCAGGGTATTCGGGAGATGAAAGGTTGGTTTGTTAATGGTCAAGTGCCAAGGTAA
- the MGS1 gene encoding ssDNA-dependent ATPase MGS1, giving the protein MNNKKTSVEQLISCPICSKRVFFSQINSHLDTCGKEKSKSASRPQTVSSLLAGPKKRKQSCTEKVIDLDKDDDEAVAVVKNEYESIENVESENKRFKTAQSTELGTTIVSPTLNKNQQYQNDYEIRWLQKISHLPLSEKLRPKELREYVGQQHILSHENGTLYKYIKQGTIPSMILWGPPGVGKTSLARLLTKTATTSNSESKAGSKYFMIETSATKANTQELRGIFEKSKKEFQLTKRRTVLFIDEIHRFNKVQQDLLLPHVENGDIVLIGATTENPSFQLNNALISRCLIFVLEKLNVNELCIVLSRGIALLNKCRKQIWNVDRPLKLSRSISEYVVDLSVGDTRRALNMLEMIEVSTRERKSDNEELSIDDIRDIIKNNSSNGLNTYYDPKGDNHYDTISAFHKAIRGGDENASLYYLARMLQGGEDPLYIARRMIRIASEDIGPRDNSLLPLAVAAHDAVMKVGLPEADLALAQCCVALARAPKSVELYRAWKKLKAMMNENMYSLASSEIPMHIRNAPTKLMEELGYHKGYKYNPDYISGIVQQEYFPDEVLEKCPNKDDLKFLDGKHLGDKKDPDLKETK; this is encoded by the coding sequence atgaataataaaaagacATCAGTAGAACAGCTCATCTCATGCCCTATCTGCTCCAAAAGGgtattcttttctcaaatcaATTCACATCTTGATACATGTGGCAAAGAAAAGTCAAAATCTGCCAGTAGGCCACAAACTGTGTCAAGTCTTTTGGCAGGTCCgaaaaagaggaaacaaAGCTGTACCGAGAAAGTTATAGATCTTGATAAGGACGATGATGAAGCTGTAGCTGTTGTAAAGAATGAGTACGAGAGCATTGAGAATGTTGAAAgcgaaaacaaaagattcAAGACAGCACAATCTACAGAACTAGGGACGACAATAGTGAGTCCAACCCTTAATAAAAATCAACAGTATCAGAACGACTATGAAATCAGATGGCTGCAAAAAATAAGCCATTTACCATTGAGTGAAAAACTAAGGCCGAAAGAGTTACGAGAATACGTTGGACAGCAGCATATTCTCTCTCATGAGAATGGTACGCTATACAAATACATAAAACAAGGTACGATTCCATCTATGATACTCTGGGGTCCTCCGGGTGTTGGAAAGACATCGTTAGCTAGACTACTGACGAAGACCGCAACAACTAGTAATAGTGAATCGAAAGCTGGttccaaatattttatgATTGAAACAAGTGCTACAAAAGCAAACACGCAAGAATTAAGAGgtatatttgaaaaatcgaAAAAGGAATTTCAATTGACTAAGAGAAGAACTGTACTCtttattgatgaaattcatAGATTCAATAAAGTTCAACAGGACTTATTATTGCCACATGTAGAGAACGGTGATATTGTTTTGATTGGTGCAACGACAGAAAATCCGAGTTTTCAGTTAAATAATGCACTGATTAGTAGATGCTTGatttttgtcttggaaAAGTTGAATGTCAATGAGCTTTGTATTGTCCTATCGAGGGGTATTGCGTTATTGAATAAATGCAGGAAACAGATTTGGAACGTTGACCGTCCTTTAAAACTATCTAGAAGCATATCGGAATATGTGGTAGATTTGTCTGTGGGTGATACAAGAAGGGCACTAAACATGTTAGAAATGATCGAAGTTTCTACAAGGGAACGTAAATCGGACAATGAAGAATTATCCATCGATGATATACGAGACATAATCAAGAATAACAGCAGCAATGGGTTGAATACCTATTATGATCCAAAGGGCGATAACCACTATGATACGATCTCGGCGTTTCATAAAGCCATCAGAGGAGGGGATGAAAACGCTTCTTTATATTATTTAGCAAGAATGCTGCAAGGCGGAGAAGATCCATTGTATATTGCCAGAAGGATGATTCGAATAGCTTCTGAAGATATCGGACCACGGGATAACTCATTATTGCCTTTGGCTGTCGCAGCGCATGATGCAGTGATGAAAGTTGGTTTACCTGAAGCAGACCTTGCTCTAGCACAGTGTTGTGTTGCTTTGGCCAGAGCACCCAAGTCAGTGGAACTCTACAGGGCTTGGAAAAAGCTCAAGGCCATGATGAACGAAAACATGTATAGTTTGGCGAGCAGTGAAATACCGATGCACATTAGGAATGCGCCAACTAAATTGATGGAGGAGTTAGGATATCATAAAGGTTACAAATACAATCCCGATTACATCAGTGGCATAGTCCAGCAAGAATACTTTCCTGACGAAGTCCTTGAGAAATGTCCAAATAAGGATGATTTGAAGTTTCTGGATGGTAAACACTTGGGAGATAAAAAAGACccagatttgaaagagacCAAATAG
- the RRG9 gene encoding mitochondrial ribosome assembly protein RRG9 — protein sequence MNILRMACRSFHCLRCGSLLNENKGTSFKAIVKLINKSSLSNKEFEEKVRDGDKEIPEWKKQKMAVRKKIQGQRWNPSKKISQEQMEALRLLKSNFPEMTASDFAERFKISPEAVRRILKSNWKRSDDENKNAHERWKRRGERIKEMYDKNEGADFPSHQIISGKKLIVSSNPNASELIAKNVHTTRNFKHNNDRPEKKNTNKLYLLKHLSSRQ from the coding sequence ATGAATATTCTGCGAATGGCATGTCGTTCCTTTCATTGCCTGCGCTGCGGCTCACTGCTCAATGAGAATAAGGGAACATCATTCAAGGCAATTGTCAAGTTGATCAATAAATCGAGTTTATCCAACAaggaatttgaagaaaaagtgcGAGATGGCGATAAGGAGATACCTGAGTggaagaaacagaaaatggCAGtcaggaaaaaaattcaaggcCAAAGATGGAACCCATCAAAAAAGATATCTCAGGAGCAAATGGAGGCTTTGAGGCTATTGAAATCAAACTTTCCCGAGATGACAGCATCTGATTTTGCGGAGCGGTTCAAGATTTCTCCTGAAGCCGTTAGAAGAATTTTGAAGTCTAATTGGAAGCGTAGTGATGACGAGAATAAAAACGCACACGAGAGATGGAAGAGGAGAGGAGAGagaataaaagaaatgtaTGACAAAAATGAGGGCGCTGACTTTCCATCCCACCAGATCATAAGTGGCAAAAAACTTATTGTTAGTTCCAATCCAAACGCATCTGAACTAATAGCAAAAAATGTCCACACTACTAGAAATTTTAAACATAATAATGATAGacctgaaaagaaaaacaccAACAAGCTGTACCTTTTAAAGCATTTATCCTCAAGACAGTAA
- the PPN2 gene encoding putative serine/threonine-protein phosphatase → MDSKRKKQAITGSTVLIFLVACCLYTLYILKFENPNVIPPALLLPTISTLKKIENVIDPDQRYVFVGDIHGNYDEFMELIDDKIGGLDDTTMVLLGDFIHKGPDSDKVVSYILSHKNQIKCVLGNHEILVMMAYLNPDFLKWGGSPKFMTPLTFSTEDKFIPQDISKISEAHAQLAHSLGFSKLSQLAEHCSVAFELDLGLTGEKLFGAHAGMLPGDFMKPHQIPSVGSLSNMKFVDKKHWSRTSREKENDDYVRWFKLWDKYGDHFSNAKVFYGHDASMGLNLREQTKGLDTACIKDHLLSSMEVKYDRKKGQYDYKLIQVKCS, encoded by the coding sequence ATGGATAGCAAACGCAAAAAACAGGCCATTACGGGTAGCACAgtattgatttttttagttgCATGCTGTCTTTATACATTATATATCTTAAAATTCGAGAATCCTAATGTAATCCCACCAGCTCTTTTGCTGCCCACCATTAGTaccttgaagaaaattgagAATGTGATTGACCCCGACCAACGATACGTATTCGTTGGTGATATTCATGGCAATTACGACGAATTCATGGAACTCATCGATGACAAGATTGGAGGGCTGGATGATACGACGATGGTATTACTGGGCGATTTCATCCACAAAGGTCCGGACTCAGACAAGGTGGTCTCGTACATTTTAAGTCATAAGAACCAAATAAAATGTGTTCTAGGTAACCACGAAATATTGGTTATGATGGCCTATTTGAACCCAGACTTCCTAAAGTGGGGAGGGAGCCCCAAATTTATGACACCATTAACGTTCAGTACCGAGGACAAGTTCATACCACAAGACATCTCGAAGATTAGCGAGGCGCACGCTCAATTGGCCCACTCGCTTGgcttttccaaattgaGCCAGCTGGCTGAACACTGCTCAGTGGCTTTCGAACTGGACTTAGGACTTACTGGCGAGAAACTGTTTGGAGCACACGCAGGGATGCTACCGGGAGACTTCATGAAGCCCCACCAAATCCCCAGCGTGGGCTCTCTCTCGAACATGAAGTTCGTCGATAAGAAACATTGGTCAAGAACATCACgtgaaaaggaaaatgatgaTTACGTCAGGTGGTTCAAATTGTGGGACAAGTACGGAGACCATTTCAGCAATGCTAAAGTATTCTACGGGCACGACGCCTCCATGGGATTGAACCTACGCGAGCAGACCAAGGGCCTCGACACTGCCTGTATAAAGGACCACTTGCTTTCATCCATGGAAGTGAAGTACGATAGAAAGAAGGGGCAGTACGACTATAAACTAATTCAAGTCAAGTGCTCCTAg
- the RAP1 gene encoding DNA-binding transcription factor RAP1, with amino-acid sequence MSSPDDFETAPAEFVDALDPSMVAADNDPTPISAPSDSAADVKTSQDVENTAAIEDKATETEGQVEREEKVGDTTETVLATATSAVVDAAGADIPETTTSAAADVDADVDAEADVDADAAATDEKKEQENAPPLLHMKFYLNRDADAHDSLNDVDQLARLIKANGGEVLDTRPRESKENVFIVSPYNHTNLPTVTPTYIKACCQSNSLLNMENYLVPYDNFREVVDSRLQDEPQSSGRTDSNSNDPTVPKTERVSENAENSAEESSKGKVMVDAEQQARLQEQAQLLRQHVSSSTSMGGDGNSDLVQIEQPQTDASNNNNVDDGDNDLATQDNNVQGDDEGSASFQAQRPMMSRGTLPSHNKASFTDEEDEFILDVVRKNPTRRTTHTLYDEISHYVPNHTGNSIRHRFRVYLSKRLEYVYEVDKFGKLVRDDDGNLIKTKVLPPSIKRKFSADEDYTLAIAVKKQFYRDLFQIDPDTGRSLITDEDTPTAIARRNMTMDPNHVPGNEPNFAAYRTQSRRGPIAREFFKHFAEEHATHTENAWRDRFRKFLLAYGIDDYISYYEAEKAQNREPEPMKNLTNRPKRPGVPTPGNYNSAAKRARTYGTQRNAQPTANAASANAAAAAAAAASNSYAIPENELLDEDTMNFISSLKNDLSNISNSLPFEYPHEIAEAIRSDFSNEDIYDNIDPDTISFPPKIATTDLFLPLFFHFGNTRQFMDKLHDVISGDYEPSQAEKLVQDLCDETGIRKNFSTSILTCLSGDLMVFPRYFLNMFKDNVNPPPHVPGIWTHEDDESLKSNDQEQLRKLVKKHGTGRMEMRKRFFEKDLL; translated from the coding sequence ATGTCCAGCCCAGATGATTTCGAAACTGCACCAGCTGAGTTTGTTGATGCTTTGGATCCGAGCATGGTCGCCGCTGATAATGATCCTACCCCAATCTCTGCGCCATCGGATTCTGCCGCTGATGTGAAAACTAGTCAAGACGTAGAGAACACTGCGGCTATCGAGGATAAAGCTACCGAGACGGAGGGCCAGGTAGAGAGAGAGGAGAAGGTCGGTGATACCACTGAAACTGTTTTGGCGACCGCCACATctgctgttgttgatgCCGCCGGTGCCGATATTCCAGAAACGACAACTTCGGCTGCTGCTGACGTTGATGCTGACGTTGATGCTGAAGCTGACGTTGATGCTGATGCTGCTGCTACAGACGAGAagaaggaacaagaaaatgccCCTCCTCTGCTGCACATGAAGTTCTACCTCAATCGTGACGCGGATGCGCATGATTCTTTAAATGACGTAGATCAATTGGCGCGTCTGATCAAGGCAAATGGTGGTGAAGTATTGGACACCAGGCCAAGAGAATCAAAGGAGAACGTTTTCATTGTATCCCCTTACAATCATACCAACCTACCAACGGTGACCCCAACCTATATCAAGGCCTGTTGTCAAAGCAACTCGTTGCTAAACATGGAAAATTACTTGGTCCCTTACGATAACTTTAGAGAAGTCGTCGATAGCAGGTTACAGGACGAGCCCCAGTCTAGTGGCAGAACCGACAGTAACAGCAACGATCCTACTGTGCCCAAAACTGAAAGAGTCTCTGAAAATGCTGAAAATTCCGCCGAAGAATCAAGCAAGGGCAAGGTAATGGTGGACGCGGAGCAACAGGCTAGGCTGCAAGAACAAGCACAATTACTTCGCCAACACGTAAGTAGTAGCACATCAATGGGAGGCGACGGTAATAGTGACTTGGTTCAAATCGAACAGCCTCAGACAGACGCCTcgaataataataatgttGACGATGGAGACAACGATTTAGCGACACAAGATAACAATGTACAGGGAGATGATGAGGGCAGTGCATCCTTCCAAGCACAAAGACCCATGATGTCAAGAGGCACTTTGCCCTCTCACAACAAAGCTTCTTTtactgacgaagaagacgagTTTATTTTGGATGTTGTGAGGAAAAATCCAACCAGACGTACTACTCATACCCTCTATGATGAGATATCTCATTATGTGCCCAATCACACAGGAAATTCCATTAGACATAGGTTTAGGGTCTATCTTTCGAAAAGGTTGGAGTATGTTTACGAGGTTGACAAATTTGGTAAATTGGTTAGAGATGACGACGGCAATCTAATCAAGACTAAGGTTTTGCCACCATCAATCAAAAGGAAATTCTCCGCAGATGAAGATTATACTTTGGCAATTGCAGTGAAAAAGCAGTTTTATCGTGATTTGTTTCAAATAGACCCTGATACAGGAAGATCACTAATCACAGATGAAGACACGCCCACCGCTATTGCAAGAAGGAATATGACAATGGACCCAAATCACGTTCCAGGAAATGAACCCAATTTTGCAGCTTACAGGACACAAAGCCGTAGAGGGCCCATAGCAcgagaatttttcaagcatTTTGCTGAAGAGCACGCGACTCACACTGAGAATGCTTGGAGAGACAGAttcagaaaatttttaCTTGCTTATGGTATCGATGATTATATTAGCTATTATGAAGCTGAAAAGGCTCAAAATAGAGAACCTGAGCCAATGAAGAACTTAACCAATAGACCCAAGAGGCCAGGCGTGCCCACCCCTGGCAACTATAACTCTGCAGCCAAAAGAGCAAGGACTTATGGCACTCAAAGAAATGCTCAGCCTACAGCCAATGCTGCTTCCGCCAATGCTGCTGCCGCTGCCGCTGCCGCTGCTTCCAATTCTTATGCTATACCAGAAAACGAACTACTAGATGAAGATACCATGAATTTCATTTCTAGTCTGAAAAACGATTTATCTAACATTTCAAACAGTCTGCCCTTTGAGTATCCACATGAAATTGCAGAGGCAATTAGAAGTGACTTTTCGAATGAAGATATATATGATAACATCGATCCCGATACAATAAGCTTCCCACCCAAAATCGCAACTACCGACCTTTTCTTGCCGttatttttccatttcgGTAATACAAGACAGTTCATGGACAAGCTTCACGATGTTATCTCAGGAGATTATGAACCTTCGCAGGCTGAAAAGTTAGTACAGGATCTTTGCGATGAAACCGGTATACGTAAAAATTTCAGCACAAGCATATTGACTTGTTTATCCGGAGACTTGATGGTCTTTCCCCGTTATTTCTTAAACATGTTCAAAGATAACGTCAATCCGCCGCCTCATGTCCCGGGTATTTGGACGcatgaagatgatgaatcaCTAAAATCGAACGATCAAGAACAATTAAGAAAACTGGTTAAAAAACATGGTACTGGCAGAATGGAAATGaggaaaagattttttgagAAGGACCTCTTATAA